A region of Paralichthys olivaceus isolate ysfri-2021 chromosome 24, ASM2471397v2, whole genome shotgun sequence DNA encodes the following proteins:
- the LOC138406932 gene encoding uncharacterized protein, giving the protein MPPGPGARHAARTQSSDRDEPGGRSRDQCVLSGQRSAQSRGERGTQVLSDVAPTAPGPVGAPRRAARCRALHGGGSAQKLRHQGGAACGGPRHGGAARPAPEGQDGGEDGDEDGGEDRDEDRDEDGDEEGDDGGTQRERQSEKVATWSGESSSRPTTQREVHQSSDRSSLLQPKVQETFQQTVPQHQGLQCTYLL; this is encoded by the exons ATGCCACCGGGCCCCGGAGCTCGGCACGCGGCTCGGACCCAGA GCTCTGACCGGGACGAGCCGGGAGGGAGAAGCCGGGATCAGTGCGTCCTGAGCGGACAGAGGAGCGCACAGAGCCGCGGAGAGAGAGGGACTCAG GTTCTCAGCGATGTTGCTCCCACGGCTCCCGGTCCTGTCGGCGCTCCTCGTCGTGCTGCTCGCTGCCGGGCGCTGCACGGCGGCGGCTCTGCTCAGAAGCTCCGGCACCAGGGCGGAGCAGCGTGTGGAGGGCCGCGGCATGGTGGAGCTGCTCGGCCGGCCCCCGAGGGCCAGGACGGAGGCGAGGATGGAGACGAGGACGGAGGCGAGGACAGAGATGAGGACAGAGATGAGGACGGAGACGAGGAGGGAGACGACGGTGGGACtcagagggaaagacagagtGAGAAGGTTGCAACATGGAGTGG agaaTCATCCTCGAGACCCACGACACAAAGAGAAGTTCATCAATCGTCTGACAG gtcctCTTTACTTCAACCCAAAGTGcaggaaacatttcaacagaCTGTACCACAACACCAGGGACTGCAATGTACCTACct TTTATAG
- the sh3yl1 gene encoding SH3 domain-containing YSC84-like protein 1 isoform X2, with translation MSNPIPSNLKSEAKKAAKILTDFTEISSRNGPDKLIPPHVIAKAEGLAIISVIKAGFMITARGGSGIVIARLADRRWSAPSAIGIAGLGGGFEIGVEVSDLVIILNQRRAIEAFTKGGNLTLGGNCTVAVGPMGRNVEADVALRSTAAVFTYCRSRGLFAGISLEGSYLIERKDTNRKFYSQDIRASAILNGDVEPPSECHALYHILDAYAEAYTSDWCSKNMRQKSSVTPSRPPAPPKQKPASSYQPPASSYQPPASSYQPPASSYQPPASSYQPPPSSYQPPASSYQPPPSSYQPPASSYQPPAAGSGTGNKNALYPSISIYKSNTSGGAPPAGATSGQLVVTATHPYAGQQQGDLSFVPGDRITVITKTESQYDWWEGQLDDGRVGIFPANFVTF, from the exons a tgagtAACCCCATCCCCTCCAATCTGAAGTCAGAGGCGAAGAAAGCTGCCAAGATCCTGACGGACTTCACAGAGATCTCCAGCAGGAACGGACCCGACAAGCTCATCCCCC CTCATGTGATAGCGAAGGCCGAGGGTCTGGCCATCATCTCCGTCATCAAGGCCGGCTTCATGATCACCGCCAGAGGAGGGAGCGGCATCGTCATCGCCAGACTGGCCGACAGAC gTTGGTCCGCACCTTCTGCCATCGGCATCGCTGGCCTGGGAGGAGGCTTCGAGATCGGAGTGGAG GTGTCGGACCTGGTGATCATCCTGAACCAGCGTAGAGCCATTGAGGCATTCACAAAGGGCGGGAATCTGACGCTGGGCGGGAACTGCACCGTTGCCGTGGGACCCATGGGCAG GAACGTGGAGGCTGACGTGGCGCTGCGTagcactgcagctgttttcaccTACTGCAGGTCCAGAGGTTTGTTTGCTGGAATCTCGTTGGAGGGATCGTACCTGATTGAACGCAAAGACACCAACCGCAA GTTTTACTCCCAGGATATCCGTGCGTCGGCCATTTTGAACGGCGATGTGGAGCCCCCCTCGGAGTGCCACGCCCTTTATCACATCCTGGATGCCTACGCTGAGGCCTACACCTCTGATTGGTGCAGCAAGAACATGCGACAAAAG TCATCTGTCACTCCATCCAGACCTCCTGCTCCGCCGAAGCAGAAACCGGCGAGCAGCTACCAGCCGCCGGCGAGCAGCTACCAGCCTCCGGCGAGCAGCTACCAGCCGCCGGCGAGCAGCTACCAGCCGCCGGCGAGCAGCTACCAGCCGCCGCCCAGCAGCTACCAGCCGCCGGCGAGCAGCTACCAGCCGCCGCCCAGCAGCTACCAGCCTCCGGCGAGCAGCTACCAGCCGCCAGCAGCCGGCTCAG gaacaggaaataaaaatgcCCTCTACCCGAGCATCTCCATCTATAAATCGAACACCTCAG GTGGCGCACCACCTGCGGGGGCAACCAGTGGACAGCTGGTTGTCACGGCGACCCACCCTTACGCGGGGCAGCAGCAGGGCGACCTGAGCTTCGTCCCCGGCGACCGAATCACCGTCATCACCAAGACAGAGTCCCAGTACGACTGGTGGGAGGGGCAGCTGGACGATGGGCGGGTCGGGATCTTCCCCGCCAACTTTGTCACGTTCTGA
- the sh3yl1 gene encoding SH3 domain-containing YSC84-like protein 1 isoform X1 → MSNPIPSNLKSEAKKAAKILTDFTEISSRNGPDKLIPPHVIAKAEGLAIISVIKAGFMITARGGSGIVIARLADRRWSAPSAIGIAGLGGGFEIGVEVSDLVIILNQRRAIEAFTKGGNLTLGGNCTVAVGPMGRNVEADVALRSTAAVFTYCRSRGLFAGISLEGSYLIERKDTNRKFYSQDIRASAILNGDVEPPSECHALYHILDAYAEAYTSDWCSKNMRQKSSVTPSRPPAPPKQKPASSYQPPASSYQPPASSYQPPASSYQPPASSYQPPPSSYQPPASSYQPPPSSYQPPASSYQPPAAGSGARSGTGNKNALYPSISIYKSNTSGGAPPAGATSGQLVVTATHPYAGQQQGDLSFVPGDRITVITKTESQYDWWEGQLDDGRVGIFPANFVTF, encoded by the exons a tgagtAACCCCATCCCCTCCAATCTGAAGTCAGAGGCGAAGAAAGCTGCCAAGATCCTGACGGACTTCACAGAGATCTCCAGCAGGAACGGACCCGACAAGCTCATCCCCC CTCATGTGATAGCGAAGGCCGAGGGTCTGGCCATCATCTCCGTCATCAAGGCCGGCTTCATGATCACCGCCAGAGGAGGGAGCGGCATCGTCATCGCCAGACTGGCCGACAGAC gTTGGTCCGCACCTTCTGCCATCGGCATCGCTGGCCTGGGAGGAGGCTTCGAGATCGGAGTGGAG GTGTCGGACCTGGTGATCATCCTGAACCAGCGTAGAGCCATTGAGGCATTCACAAAGGGCGGGAATCTGACGCTGGGCGGGAACTGCACCGTTGCCGTGGGACCCATGGGCAG GAACGTGGAGGCTGACGTGGCGCTGCGTagcactgcagctgttttcaccTACTGCAGGTCCAGAGGTTTGTTTGCTGGAATCTCGTTGGAGGGATCGTACCTGATTGAACGCAAAGACACCAACCGCAA GTTTTACTCCCAGGATATCCGTGCGTCGGCCATTTTGAACGGCGATGTGGAGCCCCCCTCGGAGTGCCACGCCCTTTATCACATCCTGGATGCCTACGCTGAGGCCTACACCTCTGATTGGTGCAGCAAGAACATGCGACAAAAG TCATCTGTCACTCCATCCAGACCTCCTGCTCCGCCGAAGCAGAAACCGGCGAGCAGCTACCAGCCGCCGGCGAGCAGCTACCAGCCTCCGGCGAGCAGCTACCAGCCGCCGGCGAGCAGCTACCAGCCGCCGGCGAGCAGCTACCAGCCGCCGCCCAGCAGCTACCAGCCGCCGGCGAGCAGCTACCAGCCGCCGCCCAGCAGCTACCAGCCTCCGGCGAGCAGCTACCAGCCGCCAGCAGCCGGCTCAG GTGCACGATCaggaacaggaaataaaaatgcCCTCTACCCGAGCATCTCCATCTATAAATCGAACACCTCAG GTGGCGCACCACCTGCGGGGGCAACCAGTGGACAGCTGGTTGTCACGGCGACCCACCCTTACGCGGGGCAGCAGCAGGGCGACCTGAGCTTCGTCCCCGGCGACCGAATCACCGTCATCACCAAGACAGAGTCCCAGTACGACTGGTGGGAGGGGCAGCTGGACGATGGGCGGGTCGGGATCTTCCCCGCCAACTTTGTCACGTTCTGA
- the sh3yl1 gene encoding SH3 domain-containing YSC84-like protein 1 isoform X3, with protein sequence MFNDARKRRSRDFFFLGWSAPSAIGIAGLGGGFEIGVEVSDLVIILNQRRAIEAFTKGGNLTLGGNCTVAVGPMGRNVEADVALRSTAAVFTYCRSRGLFAGISLEGSYLIERKDTNRKFYSQDIRASAILNGDVEPPSECHALYHILDAYAEAYTSDWCSKNMRQKSSVTPSRPPAPPKQKPASSYQPPASSYQPPASSYQPPASSYQPPASSYQPPPSSYQPPASSYQPPPSSYQPPASSYQPPAAGSGARSGTGNKNALYPSISIYKSNTSGGAPPAGATSGQLVVTATHPYAGQQQGDLSFVPGDRITVITKTESQYDWWEGQLDDGRVGIFPANFVTF encoded by the exons atgtttaatgatgcgaggaaaaggaggagcagagatttcttttttctag gTTGGTCCGCACCTTCTGCCATCGGCATCGCTGGCCTGGGAGGAGGCTTCGAGATCGGAGTGGAG GTGTCGGACCTGGTGATCATCCTGAACCAGCGTAGAGCCATTGAGGCATTCACAAAGGGCGGGAATCTGACGCTGGGCGGGAACTGCACCGTTGCCGTGGGACCCATGGGCAG GAACGTGGAGGCTGACGTGGCGCTGCGTagcactgcagctgttttcaccTACTGCAGGTCCAGAGGTTTGTTTGCTGGAATCTCGTTGGAGGGATCGTACCTGATTGAACGCAAAGACACCAACCGCAA GTTTTACTCCCAGGATATCCGTGCGTCGGCCATTTTGAACGGCGATGTGGAGCCCCCCTCGGAGTGCCACGCCCTTTATCACATCCTGGATGCCTACGCTGAGGCCTACACCTCTGATTGGTGCAGCAAGAACATGCGACAAAAG TCATCTGTCACTCCATCCAGACCTCCTGCTCCGCCGAAGCAGAAACCGGCGAGCAGCTACCAGCCGCCGGCGAGCAGCTACCAGCCTCCGGCGAGCAGCTACCAGCCGCCGGCGAGCAGCTACCAGCCGCCGGCGAGCAGCTACCAGCCGCCGCCCAGCAGCTACCAGCCGCCGGCGAGCAGCTACCAGCCGCCGCCCAGCAGCTACCAGCCTCCGGCGAGCAGCTACCAGCCGCCAGCAGCCGGCTCAG GTGCACGATCaggaacaggaaataaaaatgcCCTCTACCCGAGCATCTCCATCTATAAATCGAACACCTCAG GTGGCGCACCACCTGCGGGGGCAACCAGTGGACAGCTGGTTGTCACGGCGACCCACCCTTACGCGGGGCAGCAGCAGGGCGACCTGAGCTTCGTCCCCGGCGACCGAATCACCGTCATCACCAAGACAGAGTCCCAGTACGACTGGTGGGAGGGGCAGCTGGACGATGGGCGGGTCGGGATCTTCCCCGCCAACTTTGTCACGTTCTGA
- the LOC109647340 gene encoding solute carrier family 22 member 13 isoform X1, giving the protein MSPLQLSVYWRLSVIFVFTSFLFFLDIFTTAIAVDTCSHGNGSGRDTLKAEINQSGPGDESEGEADWRTENRHRDSVCGWTDWLSYGQTVFMVGQLLGSLIGGEVSDRYGKRPVLLVCVCVHALCGLVPAVLPQPLVFLAVRCLTGVCCCCINTCSFSLAVEWTPPAARLWPPAVLPFCFSVGTMVGAPLAWLSPTWTHLHLSLALPQLVCLPLYFSIPESPRWLLLKRKMDVLDRYRSNSPADKQCLDLLLHSSCSDLQQKPIEVQKEEPHTGPAPSDIIHLRHPTILLRLLIMSYLSAASALTYFGICMNIGSFGVGVYSAQFFSGLSEAPCLLVPLVRLGRRPITMLALFLSGAACFMSLLLSRYNGEPVLVMSLALLGKLCILAAIFISTLYAIELFPTVVRQRCVSLVNLCFRLGCLLNTLVPPNPNGAISLAAMAVYSSGPIVGCGLCLLLPETSGVTLPDSVEDCDQQPHAQAPSGGQDEKQTFIT; this is encoded by the exons ATGTCTCCGCTGCAGCTGTCTGTCTACTGGCGCCTGTCTGTCATCTTCGtcttcacctccttcctcttcttccttgacattttcaccacCGCCATCGCTGTGGACACTTGTAGCCATGGTAACGGTAGCGGCCGGGACACTTTGAAAGCAGAGATCAACCAATCAGGGCCCGGGGACGAATCAGAGGGCGAAGCGGATTGGAGGACGGAGAACCGGCACCGAGAC tcagtgtgtggcTGGACAGACTGGTTGTCCTATGGTCAGACTGTGTTCATGGTCGGCCAGCTGCTGGGCTCTCTGATTGGAGGAGAAGTATCTGACCG GTATGGGAAGCGTCCagtgctgctggtgtgtgtgtgcgtgcacgctCTGTGTGGCCTCGTGCCCGCCGTGCTTCCTCAGCCACTCGTCTTCCTCGCTGTCCGCTGCCTGACcggtgtctgctgctgctgcatcaacacGTGCTCCTTCAGCCTGG CCGTGGAGTGGACGCCCCCTGCTGCTCGGCTCTGGCCGCCGGCTGTCCTGCCCTTCTGCTTCAGTGTGGGGACGATGGTGGGCGCTCCTCTGGCCTGGCTCAGTCCCACCTGGACCCACCTGCACCTGTCGCTGGCTCTGCCGCAGCTCGTCTGTCTGCCGCTCTACTT ttCAATCCCAGAGTCTCCTCGCTGGTTGTTGTTGAAGAGGAAGATGGACGTTTTGGACCGTTACCGTAGCAACAGCCCTGCAGATAAACAGTGTCTGGACctg cTGTTGCACTCGTCCtgctctgacctgcagcagaaacCCATCGAGGTTCAGAAGGAGGAGCCACACACAGGCCCCGCCCCCAGTGACATCATCCACCTCCGACACCCGACCATCCTGCTGAGACTCCTGATCATGAGCTACCTGAG tgCGGCTTCAGCTCTGACGTACTTTGGCATCTGTATGAACATCGGCTCCTTCGGCGTCGGCGTCTACTCCGCCCAGTTCTTCTCCGGCCTATCAGAGGCTCCCTGCCTGCTCGTCCCATTGGTCCGCCTGGGGCGACGGCCAATCACCATGCTCGCCCTCTTCCTGAGCGGAGCGGCCTGCTTCATGTCGTTACTGCTGTCCAGATATAACG GTGAACCAGTGCTGGTGATGAGTTTGGCTCTGTTGGGAAAACTCTGCATCCTGGCGGCCATCTTTATCTCGACGCTGTACGCCATCGAGCTGTTCCCCACCGTGGTCAG ACAGCGGTGCGTGTCCCTGGTCAACCTGTGTTTCCGCCTCGGCTGTCTCCTCAACACCCTCGTTCCCCCCAACCCCAACGGAGCAATCTCATTGGCTGCCATGGCCGTGTACAGCAGCGGACCGATTGTAGGCTGCGGCCTGTGCCTGTTGCTGCCGGAGACCAGCGGCGTGACGCTTCCTGATTCAGTGGAGGATTGTGACCAGCAGCCTCACGCGCAGGCGCCATCTGGAGGACAGGATGAGAAACAAACTTTCATCACGTAA
- the LOC109647340 gene encoding solute carrier family 22 member 13 isoform X3 has translation MVGQLLGSLIGGEVSDRYGKRPVLLVCVCVHALCGLVPAVLPQPLVFLAVRCLTGVCCCCINTCSFSLAVEWTPPAARLWPPAVLPFCFSVGTMVGAPLAWLSPTWTHLHLSLALPQLVCLPLYFSIPESPRWLLLKRKMDVLDRYRSNSPADKQCLDLLLHSSCSDLQQKPIEVQKEEPHTGPAPSDIIHLRHPTILLRLLIMSYLSAASALTYFGICMNIGSFGVGVYSAQFFSGLSEAPCLLVPLVRLGRRPITMLALFLSGAACFMSLLLSRYNGEPVLVMSLALLGKLCILAAIFISTLYAIELFPTVVRQRCVSLVNLCFRLGCLLNTLVPPNPNGAISLAAMAVYSSGPIVGCGLCLLLPETSGVTLPDSVEDCDQQPHAQAPSGGQDEKQTFIT, from the exons ATGGTCGGCCAGCTGCTGGGCTCTCTGATTGGAGGAGAAGTATCTGACCG GTATGGGAAGCGTCCagtgctgctggtgtgtgtgtgcgtgcacgctCTGTGTGGCCTCGTGCCCGCCGTGCTTCCTCAGCCACTCGTCTTCCTCGCTGTCCGCTGCCTGACcggtgtctgctgctgctgcatcaacacGTGCTCCTTCAGCCTGG CCGTGGAGTGGACGCCCCCTGCTGCTCGGCTCTGGCCGCCGGCTGTCCTGCCCTTCTGCTTCAGTGTGGGGACGATGGTGGGCGCTCCTCTGGCCTGGCTCAGTCCCACCTGGACCCACCTGCACCTGTCGCTGGCTCTGCCGCAGCTCGTCTGTCTGCCGCTCTACTT ttCAATCCCAGAGTCTCCTCGCTGGTTGTTGTTGAAGAGGAAGATGGACGTTTTGGACCGTTACCGTAGCAACAGCCCTGCAGATAAACAGTGTCTGGACctg cTGTTGCACTCGTCCtgctctgacctgcagcagaaacCCATCGAGGTTCAGAAGGAGGAGCCACACACAGGCCCCGCCCCCAGTGACATCATCCACCTCCGACACCCGACCATCCTGCTGAGACTCCTGATCATGAGCTACCTGAG tgCGGCTTCAGCTCTGACGTACTTTGGCATCTGTATGAACATCGGCTCCTTCGGCGTCGGCGTCTACTCCGCCCAGTTCTTCTCCGGCCTATCAGAGGCTCCCTGCCTGCTCGTCCCATTGGTCCGCCTGGGGCGACGGCCAATCACCATGCTCGCCCTCTTCCTGAGCGGAGCGGCCTGCTTCATGTCGTTACTGCTGTCCAGATATAACG GTGAACCAGTGCTGGTGATGAGTTTGGCTCTGTTGGGAAAACTCTGCATCCTGGCGGCCATCTTTATCTCGACGCTGTACGCCATCGAGCTGTTCCCCACCGTGGTCAG ACAGCGGTGCGTGTCCCTGGTCAACCTGTGTTTCCGCCTCGGCTGTCTCCTCAACACCCTCGTTCCCCCCAACCCCAACGGAGCAATCTCATTGGCTGCCATGGCCGTGTACAGCAGCGGACCGATTGTAGGCTGCGGCCTGTGCCTGTTGCTGCCGGAGACCAGCGGCGTGACGCTTCCTGATTCAGTGGAGGATTGTGACCAGCAGCCTCACGCGCAGGCGCCATCTGGAGGACAGGATGAGAAACAAACTTTCATCACGTAA
- the LOC109647340 gene encoding organic cation transporter-like protein isoform X2, which produces MSPLQLSVYWRLSVIFVFTSFLFFLDIFTTAIAVDTCSHGNGSGRDTLKAEINQSGPGDESEGEADWRTENRHRDSVCGWTDWLSYGQTVFMVGQLLGSLIGGEVSDRYGKRPVLLVCVCVHALCGLVPAVLPQPLVFLAVRCLTGVCCCCINTCSFSLAVEWTPPAARLWPPAVLPFCFSVGTMVGAPLAWLSPTWTHLHLSLALPQLVCLPLYFSIPESPRWLLLKRKMDVLDRYRSNSPADKQCLDLLLHSSCSDLQQKPIEVQKEEPHTGPAPSDIIHLRHPTILLRLLIMSYLSAASALTYFGICMNIGSFGVGVYSAQFFSGLSEAPCLLVPLVRLGRRPITMLALFLSGAACFMSLLLSRYNGEPVLVMSLALLGKLCILAAIFISTLYAIELFPTVVSGACPWSTCVSASAVSSTPSFPPTPTEQSHWLPWPCTAADRL; this is translated from the exons ATGTCTCCGCTGCAGCTGTCTGTCTACTGGCGCCTGTCTGTCATCTTCGtcttcacctccttcctcttcttccttgacattttcaccacCGCCATCGCTGTGGACACTTGTAGCCATGGTAACGGTAGCGGCCGGGACACTTTGAAAGCAGAGATCAACCAATCAGGGCCCGGGGACGAATCAGAGGGCGAAGCGGATTGGAGGACGGAGAACCGGCACCGAGAC tcagtgtgtggcTGGACAGACTGGTTGTCCTATGGTCAGACTGTGTTCATGGTCGGCCAGCTGCTGGGCTCTCTGATTGGAGGAGAAGTATCTGACCG GTATGGGAAGCGTCCagtgctgctggtgtgtgtgtgcgtgcacgctCTGTGTGGCCTCGTGCCCGCCGTGCTTCCTCAGCCACTCGTCTTCCTCGCTGTCCGCTGCCTGACcggtgtctgctgctgctgcatcaacacGTGCTCCTTCAGCCTGG CCGTGGAGTGGACGCCCCCTGCTGCTCGGCTCTGGCCGCCGGCTGTCCTGCCCTTCTGCTTCAGTGTGGGGACGATGGTGGGCGCTCCTCTGGCCTGGCTCAGTCCCACCTGGACCCACCTGCACCTGTCGCTGGCTCTGCCGCAGCTCGTCTGTCTGCCGCTCTACTT ttCAATCCCAGAGTCTCCTCGCTGGTTGTTGTTGAAGAGGAAGATGGACGTTTTGGACCGTTACCGTAGCAACAGCCCTGCAGATAAACAGTGTCTGGACctg cTGTTGCACTCGTCCtgctctgacctgcagcagaaacCCATCGAGGTTCAGAAGGAGGAGCCACACACAGGCCCCGCCCCCAGTGACATCATCCACCTCCGACACCCGACCATCCTGCTGAGACTCCTGATCATGAGCTACCTGAG tgCGGCTTCAGCTCTGACGTACTTTGGCATCTGTATGAACATCGGCTCCTTCGGCGTCGGCGTCTACTCCGCCCAGTTCTTCTCCGGCCTATCAGAGGCTCCCTGCCTGCTCGTCCCATTGGTCCGCCTGGGGCGACGGCCAATCACCATGCTCGCCCTCTTCCTGAGCGGAGCGGCCTGCTTCATGTCGTTACTGCTGTCCAGATATAACG GTGAACCAGTGCTGGTGATGAGTTTGGCTCTGTTGGGAAAACTCTGCATCCTGGCGGCCATCTTTATCTCGACGCTGTACGCCATCGAGCTGTTCCCCACCGTGGTCAG CGGTGCGTGTCCCTGGTCAACCTGTGTTTCCGCCTCGGCTGTCTCCTCAACACCCTCGTTCCCCCCAACCCCAACGGAGCAATCTCATTGGCTGCCATGGCCGTGTACAGCAGCGGACCGATTGTAG
- the LOC138407110 gene encoding required for drug-induced death protein 1-like — translation MGQQEEKTREEEEEEGAASPLGKKQKSSREVYFSVLPDKYEPLIEEAEEERETPEERRKRKEEKKRKKKRKYKKFRKNIWKALRFSWSCLMIGLQNMASVYSTPASAAASVVTAANSGAGTMGQ, via the exons ATGggacagcaggaggagaagacgagggaagaggaggaggaggagggagcagcttctcctctggggaagaaacagaaaagctcCAGAGAAGTTTATTTCTCCGTCCTGCCGGATAAATATGAACCTCTGAtcgaggaggcggaggaggagagagagactccagaggagaggaggaagaggaaggaggagaagaagaggaagaagaagaggaaatataaaaagttCAGAAAG AACATCTGGAAGGCGCTACGCTTCAGCTGGAGCTGTCTGATGATTGGGTTACAGAACATGGCGTCCGTTTACTCCACGCCGGCCTCGGCTGCGGCCTCGGTGGTGACGGCGGCTAACAGTGGAGCGGGGACGATGGGCCAGTAA